One stretch of Candidatus Poribacteria bacterium DNA includes these proteins:
- a CDS encoding HEAT repeat domain-containing protein produces MLRLFLWVTLSALFAFPSILEAFYVRRCWEDHSKLPMKTHAQKFVEDLSAPRDQRIKAMECLGFYGNEGVPILSKVLERGSNNFDSISAVEALGRIQDRGVMEPLLRLLGNESKGGQQSRADWNSTSSIKFKPRLKIRAVEILGQLAMTSLEEPNPQPAIVTKTVERWIIKSNFVDDPISFRVCGGYHSKGELLRRDEIDRIAEVLRKIAESEPEDTTERAKRVIQAASIELERIDRRMRLLEKYGPRPKKASKSESK; encoded by the coding sequence ATGTTAAGACTGTTTTTGTGGGTCACACTGTCTGCTCTATTCGCTTTTCCTTCCATCTTAGAAGCTTTTTATGTAAGAAGGTGTTGGGAGGATCATTCAAAACTTCCAATGAAAACACATGCTCAGAAATTCGTTGAAGACTTATCTGCGCCAAGGGATCAGCGGATCAAAGCAATGGAGTGTCTCGGCTTTTACGGTAATGAGGGTGTGCCAATTTTGTCGAAGGTTCTTGAACGTGGTTCAAACAACTTCGATTCAATTTCTGCTGTTGAGGCACTAGGGCGAATCCAAGATAGAGGCGTAATGGAACCGCTGCTTCGACTCCTCGGCAATGAAAGCAAGGGTGGTCAGCAATCTAGGGCTGATTGGAATTCCACTTCCTCTATAAAATTTAAGCCTCGCTTAAAAATCAGAGCCGTTGAGATATTGGGCCAATTGGCTATGACCTCTCTAGAGGAACCTAACCCCCAGCCTGCTATAGTGACAAAAACAGTAGAACGTTGGATAATTAAAAGTAATTTTGTAGATGACCCCATTTCGTTTCGGGTTTGCGGGGGGTATCACTCTAAAGGAGAACTTCTCCGACGGGATGAAATAGATAGGATCGCTGAGGTCTTGAGGAAGATTGCAGAAAGTGAGCCCGAGGACACAACTGAGCGGGCGAAACGGGTGATTCAAGCGGCTTCTATAGAATTAGAGCGGATTGATAGACGTATGAGGCTTCTTGAAAAATATGGACCAAGACCGAAAAAAGCGTCGAAGTCTGAGTCCAAATAG